Within the Pirellulales bacterium genome, the region CTGCCGGCGATCATCGCCGTCGGTGCGACGGTCTTCATGCGCGTGGCCCTCGTGCCGGCGCTAGGAGAATTGCCCGACGCCGAGCGACAGCGGTTTCACGAGGCGATTCGCGCGCGGTGGTCGAAATGGGTCATGGGCTGCATCACCTTTCTGCTGATTTCCGGCTTCTATAACTTCTTCACGCTGAATGCCAAGTATCAATTTCCGAAGCTCTATCATCCGCTGTTCGGCATCAAGGTGCTGTTGGCGCTCGCCATCTTCGCCATCGCCAGCATCCTGGCGGGCCGGTCGAGCACCGCGCAGCGCGTGCGGAAAAACCCGAAACCGCTCTTGAACCTGAACATTGCCCTGGCCGTGCTGTTGGTGTGCATCTCGGGCGTGATGCGGAATATCACGATGAACTCGCCGCTGAAGGCGAGCACTACACCAGCCGCCGCCGCGGCACCCGAGCAACCGTAACCCGCAGCGCCGATTGATTGACGCTTTCCCTGACCGGCAAGGAACGAGCCGACGACGATGGACAAAAAGGCCAAGAAACGCATCGACCTGTTGAACACGCGTCTGCAAAAGCTGCGCTTGCAATTGGCCGGCGCGAAGAAGCAGATGGACGAACCGGCCGAAGTCGCGCGGCTGGAAAAAGAGCTGGCCGAGGTCACGGCCGAGCTGGAAAAGCTCAAGAAGGCCTAGCGGCCAATGGCCGTTCCAAGCCGCGACCTGGTGCGTGTAGCCGTTGTATTTGTAGGGTGCTCTGCGAGCACCAATCGGTCGTTAATTCTTGGTGCGCGCAGCGCACCCTGCTAACTGACGAGTACGGCATTCGTAGGGTGCTCTGCGAGCGCCTGAATCGCTAAGTAAGCCCTGGTGCCGTGGCGCACAAATAAACCGGCGGTGAATGCACAGCGCCATCCACCGCCGGCTCGCACGGAGAATATCGTTACATCGCCGCCAGCGGCCGGCGGCGCACTCGCCATGGACCGCGGGCGGAAGCCGCCTTTACGACTTAGCGGTACACGGCGGCTTCGTCGCGCCCGTCGCCGTCGAAGTCACCGACGACGGGCGAGGAATCTGGCCCGCCGAACGTGAATTCCGTGATCCGCAGTTCGCCATCGCCGTCGGTGGCGATCGACCAGTTGCCGTCGCGATAGATGCCGATCTCGTCGCTGCCGTCACCGTTAAAGTCACCGGCGAAGGGACGATCGCCCGGCTGGCCGAAGTCCTTCTCCAAGTCGGCTTCGGTGATCTGCCCGTCGCCGTTTAAGTCGATCGTCCAGTGCCCGTCCTGAAAGAGGGCCACGGTGTCGATTCCGTCGCCGTTGAAATCGCCGGCAACCGCCTGGCCTCCGGCGGTGCCCAGGTTTTGCACGAACTCGACCGTGTCACTGCGGACAAAGCCCGCCGCGCCGCGCTTCAGCAATCGCGTTGGCCGCGCGGCGCTCGCATCTTCACTTTGGTTCGCGAGCGCGGCGTCGTTGTTGGCGTCCGGCAATCCGCTGTCAGCAACCGAGGCGTCAGCCGTGGCCTGCGGTCCGTAGACGCCGATATCGGCCTTGCCATCACCGTCCCAATCGCCCACCAGCGGTTGATCGCCGGCGCTTCC harbors:
- a CDS encoding VCBS repeat-containing protein — protein: MGSYPLALLRASAPPAHRTLLWAASAALLSPWLCAVGLANDAGPNATGDVNAAPVYSVRLSVINGGAPRDPELATGQITQLPAGVSDPFSQKLPELDRSRFSLRNDDEAQSDEHNDAAALVAGANNVQPIAGDFDGDGDAEFGIFRDGQWFIDLNGNGTWDQDDLWAQLGSAGDQPLVGDWDGDGKADIGVYGPQATADASVADSGLPDANNDAALANQSEDASAARPTRLLKRGAAGFVRSDTVEFVQNLGTAGGQAVAGDFNGDGIDTVALFQDGHWTIDLNGDGQITEADLEKDFGQPGDRPFAGDFNGDGSDEIGIYRDGNWSIATDGDGELRITEFTFGGPDSSPVVGDFDGDGRDEAAVYR